In a single window of the Streptomyces sp. NBC_00353 genome:
- a CDS encoding NUDIX hydrolase — protein MGIQDTPEEWPVTATETPFTGNKTSVRTDDVVMPDGSVVRRDYQVHPGSVAVLALDDAGRVLVLRQYRHPVRHKLWEIPAGLLDVPGENPLHAAQRELYEEAYVKAEDWRVLTDVYTTPGGCDEAVRIFLARNLSEADGERFEVSEEEADMELARVELKELVRGVLAGELHNNCLVVGVLSLAAVLAGDGIDALRPAEAPWPARPFEV, from the coding sequence ATGGGTATCCAGGACACGCCCGAGGAGTGGCCGGTCACCGCGACCGAGACCCCCTTTACGGGCAACAAGACCAGCGTCCGCACCGATGACGTGGTGATGCCCGATGGCTCCGTCGTGCGCCGCGACTACCAGGTCCACCCGGGATCGGTCGCCGTGCTCGCGCTCGACGACGCGGGCCGGGTCCTCGTGCTGCGGCAGTACCGGCACCCCGTGCGGCACAAGCTCTGGGAGATCCCGGCCGGCCTGCTCGACGTCCCCGGTGAGAACCCGCTGCACGCGGCGCAGCGCGAACTCTACGAGGAGGCCTACGTCAAGGCCGAGGACTGGCGGGTGCTGACCGACGTCTACACCACGCCCGGCGGCTGCGACGAAGCGGTACGGATCTTCCTGGCCCGGAATCTCTCCGAGGCCGACGGCGAGCGCTTCGAGGTCTCCGAGGAGGAGGCCGACATGGAGCTGGCCCGGGTGGAGCTCAAGGAGCTCGTGCGGGGGGTGCTCGCCGGGGAACTGCACAACAACTGCCTCGTGGTGGGCGTCCTTTCGCTTGCGGCGGTGCTCGCCGGCGACGGGATCGACGCGTTGCGGCCGGCGGAGGCGCCGTGGCCGGCCAGGCCGTTCGAGGTCTGA
- a CDS encoding FAD-binding oxidoreductase, with translation MTPRTTGISSATDSALDGLRRDFTGEVLAPGDSAYDEARAVFNSMIDRRPAVVAQCASETDVARSVRFAREHGLEIAVRGGGHSVAGMSSTDGGLVVDLRRMNGVTVAPADQAARIGGGALMRDLDRATQAYGLATTGGRVSTTGVGGFVLGGGSGWLERSFGLACDNLVAAELVTADGSTVHASLDENPELFWALHGGGGNFGVVTSLTLNLYELPAMSYVMLLYRPEDGPEVMRAYRDLMASAPDGAGGAFLYFTAPPEDFVPKHLVSTLICAVLVTWTGPPGEAVDVARPALAIGHEAEVISDIPYAELQCMLDDPPGLRNYWSAEHLDSLPDEAVDLFCARAHDMPVPSNSQHVLFPMGGAVARGPADYPVPWRTAPWAVHPFGIWESPSDDERGKQWVRRLRADVRPWSSGAVYLNFIGREGEDRVVAGLGAGNYARLAAVKATYDPDNVFRLNHNVEPASVAR, from the coding sequence ATGACGCCCCGCACCACCGGCATCAGCAGTGCGACGGACAGTGCCCTGGACGGTCTGCGCCGGGACTTCACCGGTGAGGTCCTCGCCCCCGGTGATTCCGCCTACGACGAGGCGCGCGCGGTCTTCAACAGCATGATCGACCGGCGGCCCGCGGTGGTCGCCCAGTGCGCGTCGGAGACCGACGTCGCACGGTCCGTGCGGTTTGCACGCGAGCACGGTCTGGAGATCGCGGTCCGTGGCGGCGGCCACAGCGTCGCCGGCATGTCGTCCACCGACGGCGGCCTGGTGGTCGACCTGCGCCGCATGAACGGCGTGACCGTCGCCCCGGCCGACCAGGCGGCACGTATCGGCGGTGGAGCCCTCATGAGGGATCTGGACCGGGCCACCCAGGCGTACGGCCTGGCGACCACCGGTGGCCGGGTCTCCACCACCGGTGTGGGCGGCTTCGTGCTCGGCGGCGGCTCCGGCTGGCTGGAGCGCAGCTTCGGCCTGGCCTGCGACAACCTGGTGGCCGCCGAACTGGTGACGGCGGACGGCAGCACCGTCCACGCGAGCCTCGACGAGAATCCGGAGCTCTTCTGGGCCCTGCACGGCGGCGGCGGAAACTTCGGCGTCGTCACTTCTCTCACGCTGAATCTGTACGAGCTGCCCGCCATGTCCTACGTGATGCTGCTGTACCGCCCCGAGGACGGGCCCGAAGTCATGCGCGCGTACCGGGACTTGATGGCCTCCGCGCCGGACGGGGCAGGCGGCGCCTTCCTCTACTTCACCGCGCCGCCGGAGGACTTCGTACCGAAGCACCTGGTGTCCACGCTCATCTGCGCGGTCCTGGTCACCTGGACGGGTCCTCCGGGCGAGGCCGTCGACGTGGCCCGGCCGGCCCTCGCCATCGGCCACGAGGCGGAGGTGATCTCCGACATTCCTTACGCGGAGCTGCAGTGCATGCTCGACGACCCGCCGGGACTGCGGAACTACTGGTCCGCCGAGCATCTCGACAGTCTCCCCGACGAGGCGGTGGACCTGTTCTGCGCCCGCGCCCACGACATGCCGGTCCCTTCCAACTCGCAGCACGTCCTCTTCCCGATGGGCGGCGCGGTGGCCCGGGGCCCCGCCGACTACCCGGTGCCGTGGCGCACCGCCCCCTGGGCGGTGCACCCCTTCGGCATCTGGGAGAGCCCGTCCGACGACGAGCGCGGCAAGCAGTGGGTGCGCCGGTTGCGCGCCGATGTCCGCCCCTGGTCCAGCGGCGCCGTCTACCTCAACTTCATCGGGCGCGAGGGCGAGGACCGGGTCGTCGCCGGACTCGGCGCCGGGAACTACGCCCGCCTCGCCGCGGTCAAGGCCACGTACGACCCCGACAATGTGTTCCGCCTCAACCACAACGTCGAGCCTGCCTCCGTCGCCCGATGA
- a CDS encoding glycoside hydrolase family 15 protein, which translates to MAGRIEDYALIGDMQTAALVCRDGTADWLCLPRFDSHAVFAGLLGTEEHGFWRLGPAHAAGSEPPSADRRRYRGDSLILESEWDTPRGTVRVTDFMPPRDSAPQLIRIVEGISGRVPMRSELRMRFSYGRVIPWVHRVDGRTVAVAGPDSVWLDTPADTFGENLTTYSDFTVAPGDRIEFTLSWQPSHREPPALPDPESALEATEDFWREWVEQCTYHGPYREAVVRSLITLKALTYAPTGGIVAAPTTSLPEDIGGSRNWDYRYTWLRDAAITLSSLLRTGYREEARAWREWLLRAVAGDPENLQIMYGIAGERELGEAELDWLPGYENSGPVRVGNGAANQLQLDVYGEITEALHLAHMTGLTRNDYAMGLQLKLIEYLENHWDEPDEGIWEVRGPRRHFVHSKVMAWVAVDRTIKLIESGDTDGPLERWRELRDDIHRDVCENGYDKERNTFTQSYGSKELDASLLLIPQMGFLPPDDKRVIGTIEAIQRELSTEDGFVLRYPTSGEAAGVDGLEGDEGAFLACSFWLADDLAMIGRVDEARQLFERLLSLRNDLGLLAEEWDSRLQRQVGNFPQAFSHVPLIDTALRLTASGAYVG; encoded by the coding sequence GTGGCCGGGCGCATCGAGGATTACGCACTCATCGGAGACATGCAGACCGCCGCACTGGTCTGCCGGGACGGTACGGCGGACTGGCTGTGCCTGCCCCGCTTCGACTCGCACGCCGTCTTCGCGGGACTGCTGGGTACCGAGGAGCACGGCTTCTGGCGCCTGGGCCCCGCGCACGCGGCCGGGTCCGAACCACCCTCCGCGGACCGGCGGCGCTATCGCGGCGACTCCCTGATCCTGGAATCGGAGTGGGACACGCCGCGCGGCACGGTCCGGGTGACCGATTTCATGCCCCCGCGCGACAGCGCACCGCAGCTGATCCGGATCGTGGAAGGGATCAGCGGCCGGGTGCCGATGCGGTCCGAGCTGCGGATGCGGTTCAGCTACGGGCGAGTGATCCCGTGGGTGCACCGGGTCGACGGCCGTACCGTCGCGGTGGCCGGCCCGGACTCCGTCTGGCTCGACACGCCCGCCGACACGTTCGGCGAGAACCTGACGACGTACTCCGACTTCACCGTCGCACCGGGCGACCGGATCGAGTTCACCCTCAGCTGGCAGCCCTCGCACCGGGAGCCGCCCGCGCTGCCGGACCCCGAGAGCGCGCTGGAGGCGACCGAGGACTTCTGGCGCGAGTGGGTCGAGCAGTGCACGTACCACGGCCCCTACCGGGAGGCGGTGGTCCGCTCGCTGATCACGTTGAAGGCCCTGACGTACGCCCCGACCGGCGGCATCGTCGCCGCGCCGACCACCTCGCTTCCGGAGGACATCGGCGGCTCGCGCAACTGGGACTACCGCTACACCTGGCTCCGCGACGCGGCGATCACCCTCTCCTCCCTGCTGCGCACCGGCTACCGCGAGGAGGCCCGCGCCTGGCGTGAGTGGCTGCTGCGGGCGGTCGCGGGCGACCCGGAGAACCTGCAGATCATGTACGGCATCGCGGGCGAGCGCGAGCTGGGTGAGGCCGAGCTGGACTGGCTGCCCGGGTACGAGAACTCCGGCCCGGTCCGGGTCGGCAACGGCGCGGCGAACCAGCTGCAGCTCGATGTGTACGGCGAGATCACCGAAGCGCTGCATCTCGCACACATGACGGGCCTGACCCGCAACGACTACGCGATGGGGCTCCAGCTCAAGCTGATCGAGTACCTGGAGAACCACTGGGACGAGCCGGACGAGGGCATCTGGGAGGTGCGCGGGCCACGCCGCCACTTCGTCCACTCCAAGGTGATGGCCTGGGTCGCTGTCGACCGCACCATCAAGCTGATCGAGTCCGGGGACACCGATGGGCCGCTGGAGCGGTGGCGCGAGCTGCGTGACGACATCCACCGCGATGTCTGCGAGAACGGCTACGACAAGGAACGGAACACCTTCACCCAGTCCTACGGGTCGAAGGAGCTGGACGCGTCGCTGCTGCTCATCCCGCAGATGGGCTTCCTGCCGCCGGACGACAAGCGGGTGATCGGCACGATCGAGGCGATCCAGCGGGAGCTGTCCACGGAGGACGGGTTCGTGCTGCGCTACCCCACCTCGGGCGAGGCAGCGGGCGTCGACGGCCTGGAGGGCGACGAGGGCGCGTTCCTGGCGTGCTCGTTCTGGCTGGCGGACGACCTGGCGATGATCGGCCGGGTCGACGAGGCGCGCCAGCTGTTCGAGCGGCTGCTCTCGCTGCGCAACGATCTGGGGCTGCTGGCGGAGGAGTGGGATTCGCGGCTGCAGCGTCAGGTGGGGAACTTCCCGCAGGCGTTCAGCCACGTCCCTCTGATCGACACGGCGCTGCGGCTGACCGCGAGCGGGGCATACGTCGGCTGA
- a CDS encoding tetratricopeptide repeat protein → MTDQVVDTSGPASAAGTEGPSGAAPRQFFGRERELKELKADIERAGLDTLAGRKAARARVLLIAGRPGSGRTALAEELTRALLDTGDYPDGLLRVRLTELGGAPVPTERTARDLLDQLEVAGPPGADGDELSQLVRETLADRHVLLLLDDAADAEQVDPLLPDNPGCLVVATAQGPLTGIPGVRPCTIGGLDKGSAVQLLSGAIGQVRITVDPLTAESLAEECGGQPAALVMIGGWLADHPMASVADVTKQLRELPDDAEQPTGARPLARAFQLVYESLPQTAGRILRLLALAPAGLADAHTASALAGCSVSAAQSTLDDFVRLGLLRTNGAELPQYEVPGCLAPLLQALLADRDRPAEIQLARARLLERTVRQLQSCRAITEPEGSEARRKLAGLPSSLRFPHPEAAAAWLRSRRPALLASARIAVEDGELDTLARRLVAALVRALAVHQGTEAAASDLYGLHGLVLAVAERRELPRERAAALLNLADLDARTGRTREALTRYRAALDAGRAAKDPYATGRAMESVGGAYAELGDFHRASDWYGRALAQRLTHGELADEARLYGRLGSVHTYAGQYGEALRNWRAAAAGYRRLGDLAAQARALSEAARVQEYAGRPQESLRTCQEAVEWARQAKDVRLQAALELRLADTLDRLGDPAAAGLHRGVAQRLLGKDEPACEIRSASTEN, encoded by the coding sequence GTGACGGATCAGGTGGTGGACACCAGCGGCCCGGCATCGGCGGCGGGGACCGAGGGGCCGTCCGGCGCCGCACCACGCCAATTCTTCGGCCGCGAACGCGAGTTGAAGGAGCTGAAGGCCGACATCGAACGGGCCGGGCTGGACACCCTGGCCGGTCGCAAAGCGGCCCGCGCCAGGGTCCTGCTGATTGCCGGACGCCCCGGCTCCGGGCGTACCGCGCTCGCCGAGGAACTCACCCGCGCACTGCTGGACACCGGCGACTACCCCGACGGGCTGCTCCGGGTCCGGCTCACCGAACTCGGCGGCGCCCCCGTCCCCACCGAACGCACCGCCCGGGACCTCCTCGATCAGCTGGAGGTCGCCGGGCCGCCCGGCGCGGACGGGGACGAACTGTCCCAGTTGGTCCGCGAGACCCTCGCCGACCGGCACGTCCTGCTGCTGCTCGACGACGCCGCCGATGCCGAACAGGTCGACCCGCTGCTGCCGGACAATCCCGGCTGCCTCGTGGTCGCCACCGCCCAGGGCCCGCTCACCGGCATCCCCGGCGTCCGACCGTGCACCATCGGCGGCCTCGACAAGGGCTCCGCCGTCCAGCTGCTGTCCGGCGCCATCGGCCAGGTCAGGATCACGGTGGACCCGCTGACCGCCGAGAGCCTCGCCGAGGAGTGCGGTGGACAGCCAGCCGCCCTGGTCATGATCGGCGGCTGGCTCGCCGACCACCCCATGGCATCGGTCGCCGATGTCACCAAGCAGCTGCGCGAGCTGCCGGACGACGCCGAGCAGCCCACCGGCGCCCGCCCGCTGGCCCGCGCCTTCCAGCTGGTCTACGAGTCCCTGCCGCAGACCGCCGGCCGGATACTGCGACTGCTCGCGCTCGCCCCCGCCGGGCTCGCCGACGCCCACACCGCGTCCGCGCTGGCGGGCTGCTCGGTCTCGGCCGCCCAGTCGACCCTCGACGACTTCGTCCGGCTGGGCCTGCTGCGTACCAACGGGGCGGAGCTGCCGCAGTACGAGGTGCCCGGCTGCCTCGCCCCGCTGCTGCAGGCCCTGCTCGCCGACCGGGACCGGCCGGCCGAGATCCAGCTCGCCAGGGCCCGGTTGCTGGAGCGGACCGTACGCCAGCTCCAGTCCTGCCGGGCGATCACCGAACCGGAGGGTTCGGAGGCCCGCCGGAAGCTCGCCGGACTGCCGAGCTCGCTGCGCTTTCCGCACCCCGAAGCGGCCGCCGCCTGGCTGCGGAGCCGCCGGCCGGCCCTGCTCGCCTCCGCCCGGATCGCTGTGGAGGACGGGGAACTCGACACCCTGGCGCGGAGGTTGGTGGCCGCGCTGGTGCGGGCGCTGGCCGTGCACCAGGGCACCGAGGCCGCGGCATCCGATCTGTACGGACTGCACGGACTGGTCCTGGCCGTCGCCGAGCGGCGCGAGCTGCCCCGCGAGCGGGCCGCCGCACTGCTCAATCTCGCCGATCTGGACGCCAGGACGGGCCGTACGCGGGAGGCGCTGACCCGCTATCGGGCGGCCCTGGACGCCGGACGGGCGGCGAAGGATCCGTACGCGACGGGCCGGGCGATGGAATCCGTAGGCGGCGCCTACGCCGAGCTGGGGGACTTCCACCGGGCCTCGGACTGGTACGGCCGGGCGCTCGCGCAGCGGCTCACCCACGGCGAGCTCGCCGACGAGGCGCGGCTGTACGGGCGGCTCGGCTCCGTCCACACCTATGCCGGGCAGTACGGCGAGGCGCTGCGGAACTGGCGGGCGGCGGCGGCCGGGTACCGCAGGCTCGGCGACCTGGCCGCCCAGGCGCGGGCTCTCAGCGAGGCCGCGCGGGTGCAGGAGTACGCGGGGCGGCCGCAGGAGTCGCTGCGCACCTGTCAGGAGGCCGTCGAGTGGGCACGGCAGGCCAAGGACGTACGGCTGCAGGCCGCGCTGGAGCTCCGGCTGGCCGACACGCTCGACCGGCTCGGCGACCCGGCTGCGGCCGGGTTGCACCGCGGTGTGGCGCAGAGACTGCTGGGCAAGGATGAGCCCGCCTGCGAAATCCGTAGTGCGTCGACTGAAAATTAA
- a CDS encoding CTP synthase: protein MQPTSTTTKHIFVTGGVASSLGKGLTASSLGALLKARGLRVTMQKLDPYLNVDPGTMNPFQHGEVFVTNDGAETDLDIGHYERFLDVDLDGSANVTTGQVYSQVIAKERRGEYLGDTVQVIPHITNEIKHRIRRMATDDVDVVITEVGGTVGDIESLPFLETVRQVRHEVGRDNVFVVHISLLPYIGPSGELKTKPTQHSVAALRNIGIQPDAIVLRADRDVPTAIKRKISLMCDVDEAAVVACVDAKSIYDIPKVLHTEGLDAYVVRKLDLPFRDVDWTTWDDLLDRVHNPDHEITVALVGKYIDLPDAYLSVTEAIRAGGFANKARVKVKWVASDDCKTPAGAARQLSDVDAICVPGGFGDRGVNGKIGAIQYARENKVPLLGLCLGLQCIVIEAARNLAEIPDANSTEFDAATSHPVISTMEEQLAYVEGAGDLGGTMRLGLYPAKLAEGSLVREAYDDQPYVEERHRHRYEVNNAYRAELEKKAGLVFSGTSPDNKLVEYVEYPREIHPYLVATQAHPELRSRPTRPHPLFAGLVKAAVERKTAGKQGSTSGK, encoded by the coding sequence ATGCAGCCCACATCCACGACGACCAAGCACATCTTCGTCACCGGGGGTGTCGCCTCTTCCCTCGGCAAGGGTCTGACTGCCTCCAGCCTGGGTGCCCTGCTCAAGGCGCGGGGCCTTCGGGTCACGATGCAGAAGCTCGACCCGTACCTCAACGTCGACCCTGGCACGATGAACCCGTTCCAGCACGGCGAGGTGTTCGTCACCAACGACGGCGCCGAGACCGACCTCGACATCGGCCACTACGAGCGTTTCCTCGACGTCGACCTCGACGGCTCCGCCAACGTCACGACCGGCCAGGTGTACTCGCAGGTCATCGCCAAGGAGCGGCGCGGCGAGTACCTCGGTGACACCGTCCAGGTCATCCCGCACATCACCAACGAGATCAAGCACCGCATCCGCCGCATGGCGACCGACGACGTCGACGTCGTCATCACCGAGGTCGGCGGCACGGTCGGCGACATCGAGTCGCTGCCGTTCCTGGAGACGGTCCGCCAGGTCCGCCACGAGGTCGGCCGGGACAACGTCTTCGTCGTGCACATCTCGCTGCTGCCGTACATCGGCCCGTCCGGCGAGCTGAAGACCAAGCCCACCCAGCACTCGGTCGCGGCGCTGCGGAACATCGGTATTCAGCCGGACGCGATCGTGCTGCGCGCCGACCGTGACGTTCCGACCGCCATCAAGCGCAAGATCTCGCTGATGTGCGACGTGGACGAGGCCGCCGTGGTGGCCTGCGTGGACGCCAAGTCGATCTACGACATCCCGAAGGTGCTGCACACCGAGGGCCTGGACGCGTACGTCGTGCGCAAGCTCGACCTGCCGTTCCGCGACGTCGACTGGACCACCTGGGACGACCTGCTGGACCGCGTCCACAACCCCGACCACGAGATCACCGTCGCGCTCGTCGGCAAGTACATCGACCTGCCCGACGCGTATCTCTCGGTCACCGAGGCCATCCGGGCCGGCGGCTTCGCGAACAAGGCCCGCGTCAAGGTCAAGTGGGTCGCCTCCGACGACTGCAAGACCCCGGCCGGCGCCGCCAGGCAGCTCTCCGACGTCGACGCGATCTGCGTCCCCGGCGGGTTCGGCGACCGCGGTGTCAACGGCAAGATCGGCGCCATCCAGTACGCCCGCGAGAACAAGGTGCCGCTGCTCGGCCTCTGCCTCGGCCTGCAGTGCATCGTGATCGAGGCGGCGCGCAACCTCGCCGAGATCCCCGACGCCAACTCCACCGAGTTCGACGCCGCCACCTCGCACCCCGTCATCTCGACGATGGAGGAGCAGCTCGCGTACGTCGAGGGCGCCGGTGACCTGGGCGGCACCATGCGGCTCGGCCTGTACCCGGCGAAGCTCGCCGAGGGCTCGCTGGTCCGTGAGGCGTACGACGACCAGCCGTACGTGGAGGAGCGTCACCGCCACCGCTACGAGGTCAACAACGCCTACCGCGCCGAGCTGGAGAAGAAGGCCGGTCTGGTCTTCTCCGGCACGTCCCCGGACAACAAGCTCGTCGAGTACGTCGAGTACCCGCGCGAGATCCACCCCTACCTGGTCGCCACCCAGGCGCACCCGGAGCTCCGGTCCCGGCCGACCCGCCCGCACCCGCTCTTCGCGGGCCTGGTCAAGGCGGCTGTCGAGCGCAAGACCGCGGGCAAGCAGGGCTCCACGTCGGGCAAGTAG
- the ald gene encoding alanine dehydrogenase, giving the protein MKVGIPREVKNNEFRVAITPAGVHELVRNGHQVVVEQNAGAGSSITDEEYIAAGARILPTADEVWATADLLLKVKEPVAEEYHRLRKDQTLFTYLHLAASRECTDALLESGTTAIAYETVETANRALPLLAPMSEVAGRLAPQVGAYHLMRSVGGRGVLPGGVPGTAPAEAVVIGGGVSGWNATQIAVGLGFHVTLLDRDINKLREADKVFGTKVKTVVSNAFELERAVIEADLVVGAVLIPGAKAPKLVTNELVAKMKPGSVLVDIAIDQGGCFEDSHPTTHAEPTFMVHNSVFYCVANMPGAVPNTSTYALTNATLPYILELANRGWTEALRRDAALAKGLNTHEGQVVYREVAEAHGLEHVELSTLLG; this is encoded by the coding sequence GTGAAGGTCGGCATCCCCCGCGAAGTCAAGAACAACGAGTTCCGCGTGGCCATCACGCCCGCCGGTGTGCATGAGCTCGTCCGCAACGGCCACCAGGTCGTCGTCGAGCAGAACGCCGGTGCCGGGTCCTCGATCACGGACGAGGAGTACATCGCCGCGGGGGCGCGGATCCTCCCCACCGCCGACGAGGTCTGGGCCACCGCCGACCTGCTCCTGAAGGTCAAGGAGCCGGTCGCCGAGGAGTACCACCGCCTGCGCAAGGACCAGACGCTCTTCACCTACCTGCACCTCGCCGCCTCCCGCGAGTGCACGGACGCGCTGCTGGAGTCCGGCACCACGGCGATCGCGTACGAGACCGTCGAGACCGCGAACCGCGCGCTGCCGCTGCTCGCCCCGATGTCCGAGGTCGCGGGCCGGCTGGCCCCGCAGGTCGGTGCGTACCACCTGATGCGCTCGGTCGGCGGCCGCGGCGTGCTGCCGGGCGGTGTCCCCGGTACCGCGCCCGCCGAGGCCGTCGTCATCGGTGGCGGTGTCTCCGGCTGGAACGCCACGCAGATCGCCGTCGGTCTCGGCTTCCACGTCACGCTGCTCGACAGGGACATCAACAAGCTGCGCGAGGCCGACAAGGTCTTCGGTACCAAGGTGAAGACGGTCGTCTCCAACGCCTTCGAGCTGGAGCGGGCGGTCATCGAGGCCGACCTCGTCGTCGGTGCCGTGCTGATCCCCGGCGCGAAGGCCCCGAAGCTGGTCACCAACGAGCTCGTCGCCAAGATGAAGCCCGGAAGTGTACTTGTCGACATTGCAATCGACCAGGGTGGCTGCTTCGAGGACTCGCACCCGACGACGCACGCCGAGCCGACCTTCATGGTCCACAACTCGGTCTTCTACTGCGTCGCCAACATGCCGGGCGCGGTGCCGAACACCTCCACGTACGCGCTCACCAACGCCACGCTGCCCTACATCCTGGAGCTCGCCAACCGTGGCTGGACCGAGGCGCTTCGCCGCGACGCCGCGCTCGCCAAGGGCCTCAACACCCATGAGGGCCAGGTCGTTTACCGCGAGGTGGCGGAGGCGCACGGTCTGGAGCACGTCGAGCTGAGCACGCTTCTCGGCTGA
- a CDS encoding PucR family transcriptional regulator, whose amino-acid sequence MENPGGITVQRALELPGLRSGLPEVVAGADRLGRTVRWVHAGEVPNIASLLKGGELLLTTGLGLGTRPAEQRAFVRRLADRGIAAVVVELGPRFSRLPASIVDAARTAGLPLVQLHREVPFVTVTEEIHTEIVNGHYALLRQAEDVHRRCTEALLGGGGIPQVLGILADFTANPVFLETADGQLLYAAGPGSGPVSADPLQVWDGMRGGRAARETPPTGAVLVDVPGGGPGSGAVRARLVLLAVSGPLVTVHRMAAERAAGILAVVLMQARQEEELAARGRGDFLTDLAEGRITPEDAPAQARVLGFRPGEAPLLPVVMRLAPELSPSGNWALLARAVLEELSSVGVPVLLGVRPVEGRVPLLLGLRSETERTAVADRVAAALRAGVERAGLERAGSHPPVVVVGVAGGWAAAGAGLRHAAETATAAQGLSDRPWYDARRLDIDLLLWRLRNHPDLAAFVDRAIGPLRDHDRTSRPPLLPTLESYLAHAGRKAETARDLHLNRQTLYNRLARIGELLGTDLDDPQTVLALSLALRARRHATSGPSGN is encoded by the coding sequence GTGGAGAACCCAGGCGGCATCACCGTGCAGCGCGCCCTTGAGCTGCCGGGGCTGCGCAGCGGACTCCCCGAGGTGGTGGCGGGCGCGGACCGGCTGGGCCGCACGGTGCGCTGGGTGCACGCGGGCGAGGTCCCGAACATCGCCTCGCTGCTCAAAGGCGGTGAACTGCTGCTCACCACCGGCCTGGGGCTCGGCACCCGGCCCGCCGAGCAGCGCGCCTTCGTGCGCAGGCTCGCCGACCGGGGCATCGCCGCCGTGGTGGTGGAGCTCGGGCCACGGTTCAGCAGGCTGCCCGCCTCGATCGTGGACGCCGCACGGACCGCCGGTCTGCCGCTCGTACAGCTTCACCGCGAGGTGCCGTTCGTGACGGTCACCGAGGAGATCCACACCGAGATCGTCAACGGTCACTACGCACTGCTGCGGCAGGCCGAGGACGTGCACCGGCGGTGTACGGAGGCGCTGCTCGGGGGCGGCGGGATCCCGCAGGTGCTCGGCATCCTGGCGGACTTCACCGCCAACCCGGTCTTCCTGGAGACGGCTGACGGTCAGCTGCTGTACGCGGCGGGCCCCGGCTCCGGCCCGGTCTCCGCCGATCCGCTCCAGGTCTGGGACGGGATGCGCGGCGGCCGGGCGGCGCGCGAGACACCGCCCACGGGCGCGGTGCTGGTGGATGTGCCGGGCGGCGGTCCGGGATCCGGTGCGGTACGGGCCAGGCTGGTCCTGCTCGCCGTGTCCGGGCCGCTGGTGACCGTGCACCGGATGGCGGCCGAGCGGGCGGCGGGCATTCTCGCCGTGGTGCTGATGCAGGCGCGTCAGGAGGAGGAGCTCGCCGCCCGCGGCCGCGGCGACTTCCTGACGGACCTCGCGGAGGGCCGGATCACGCCGGAGGACGCGCCCGCGCAGGCGCGCGTACTGGGCTTCAGGCCGGGCGAGGCGCCGTTGCTGCCCGTGGTGATGCGGCTGGCCCCCGAGCTGTCCCCGTCGGGCAACTGGGCGCTGCTGGCGCGTGCGGTCCTGGAGGAACTGTCATCGGTGGGGGTGCCGGTACTGCTCGGCGTACGGCCCGTGGAGGGCCGGGTTCCGCTGCTGCTCGGGCTGCGGTCCGAGACAGAGCGCACGGCGGTGGCCGACCGGGTCGCGGCGGCGCTGCGGGCGGGCGTCGAACGGGCCGGTCTGGAACGGGCCGGCTCACATCCACCGGTCGTGGTGGTCGGGGTCGCGGGCGGCTGGGCGGCCGCCGGCGCGGGTCTGCGGCACGCCGCGGAGACGGCGACGGCCGCGCAGGGCCTCAGCGACCGGCCCTGGTACGACGCCCGGCGGCTGGACATCGACCTGCTGCTGTGGCGGCTGCGGAACCACCCGGACCTGGCGGCTTTCGTGGACCGGGCGATCGGCCCGCTGCGCGACCACGACCGCACGTCGCGCCCACCGCTGCTGCCCACCCTGGAGTCGTATCTCGCCCACGCGGGACGCAAGGCGGAGACGGCACGCGATCTGCACCTGAACCGCCAGACGCTCTACAACCGTCTGGCCCGCATCGGCGAGCTGCTCGGCACGGACCTGGACGACCCCCAGACGGTCCTGGCCCTGAGCCTGGCCCTGCGAGCCCGCCGCCACGCCACATCGGGCCCGTCCGGCAATTGA